Genomic segment of Mycobacterium botniense:
TCGCCGAGCTCGTGGCTGTGCACCTTGTGCTGGCGCAACTTACGGCCGAAACCGCTGTCGGCGCCGAGGCTGCCGCCGAGATGCACCTGAAAACCTTCGACCGAACCGCCGTGACCGTCGTCGACCATCTGGCCCTTGAATCCGATGTCGGCGATCTGGATTCGAGCACACGAGTTAGGGCAGCCGTTGATGTTTATCGTGATCGGCACGTCGAGCTGGGCATTGACCTCCTCGAGCCGCTTCTCCAGTTCGGGTACCAAAGCTTGTGCACGGCATCGGGTTTCGGCAAACGACAACTTGCAGAATTCGATACCGGTGCAGGCCATCACGTTTCGACGCCAGTGCGACGGCCGCGACGGCAACCCGAGGGCGTCCAGTTCGGCGACCATGCGGTCCACGTGGTCATCGGGCACGTCGAGGATGATCAGTTTCTGGTACGGGGTGAACCGGACGCGGTTAGACCCGGCTTGTTCAGCCAGTTCCGCCACTTTGGTCAGGATGGTGCCTGAGACTCGCCCGGCAATTGGTGCAACCCCGATGGCATTGCGGCCGTTCTTGAGGCGCTGCACGCCGACGTGGTCGATCGGATGGATCACCGGAGGCGGCGGGGGACCGTCGATCAGCGGCCGCTTGAGGTACTCGGTTTCGAGGACGTGGCGGAATTTCTCGACCCCCCAATCCTTGATCAGGAATTTCATCCGCGCCTTGGACCGCAGCCGCCGATAGCCGTAGTCGCGGAATACCGACGTCACGCCGGCCCAGACCTCGGGGACCTCCTCCAGCGGCACCCAGGCGCCCACGCGCTGCGCCAGCATCGGGTTGGTCGACAGGCCGCCTCCCACCCACAGATCCAGCCCGGGCCCGTGGTCGGGATGGTTGACGCCGATGAACGCTACGTCGTTGATCTCGTGCGCGACATCCTGCAGACCCGAGATCGCGGTCTTGTACTTGCGCGGCAGGTCGGCGAAGTCGGGTGTGCCGATATAGCGGCGCACGATCTCGTTGATCGCCCACGTCGGGTCGATCACCTCCTGGAGTGACTCACCGGCCAGCGGTGAGCCCAGGATCACCCGCGGACAGTCGCCGCAGGCTTCGGTGGTCTGCAAGCCGACTGCGTCCAGCCGTCGCCAGATCTCCGGTACGTTTTCCACCTCGACCCAGTGCATCTGCAGGTTCTCGCGGTCGGAGATGTCGGCGGTATTGCGCGCGAACTCCACCGAAATCTCACCCAAGGTGCGCAGCGCGGTGGTGGACAACGCGCCACCGTCGCAGCGCACCCGCATCATGAAATAGCGCGACTCCAAAACGTCGATGTTCTCGTCACCGGTCCAGCTGCCGTCATAACCCTGCTCACGCTGGGTGTAGAGACCCCACCAG
This window contains:
- a CDS encoding nitrite/sulfite reductase, translating into MTTARPTKTRSEGQWALGEREPLNPTEELKKHGTLDVRERIENTYAKQGWDSIEKTDLRGRFRWWGLYTQREQGYDGSWTGDENIDVLESRYFMMRVRCDGGALSTTALRTLGEISVEFARNTADISDRENLQMHWVEVENVPEIWRRLDAVGLQTTEACGDCPRVILGSPLAGESLQEVIDPTWAINEIVRRYIGTPDFADLPRKYKTAISGLQDVAHEINDVAFIGVNHPDHGPGLDLWVGGGLSTNPMLAQRVGAWVPLEEVPEVWAGVTSVFRDYGYRRLRSKARMKFLIKDWGVEKFRHVLETEYLKRPLIDGPPPPPVIHPIDHVGVQRLKNGRNAIGVAPIAGRVSGTILTKVAELAEQAGSNRVRFTPYQKLIILDVPDDHVDRMVAELDALGLPSRPSHWRRNVMACTGIEFCKLSFAETRCRAQALVPELEKRLEEVNAQLDVPITININGCPNSCARIQIADIGFKGQMVDDGHGGSVEGFQVHLGGSLGADSGFGRKLRQHKVHSHELGDYIERLVRNFLKHRNDGARFAQWVMRADEDDLR